The genome window ACAACAGGCCAGGATACCACAGACAGAGCTGACGTGTGGGGGTCAGCGCGGGTGCACACTTTGCTCTCACAGAGGGTACTCAGCATCGGTTTACCGAGGGCTGGaacacagagaggggaggggaaggggaaggaaaagcCAGGGGTGAAGGAGAAGGGGTACATACGGGTGTGAATGAATACAAGAAGGCGTGCCTGAATGAATGAAGTGAAGGATGAATGAAATGTGGCCCGATGGACGGACCCATGGGAGAAGGGTGGGATCCAACGGGCCCTGTGTGAATGCAGAAACCCACAAATGCCCGGGTTGGGAGCACCCTAGGAGTCTGGCAGGGAGCTTTGGGGGGTGGGTTGTAGATGGGCCTTGCTCTGTGTGTGGCCACTACCCACCTTTGCTATTCCTGTGATAACCAGGACCTTCAGGGCCCGCCTTGCCCCTTGCAGAGGGTGGACTGGTTCTCCAGGGCCCACTccttgctttttttctccttgacTCTCTATGACCCACCCCTTTCTGTATGTCCCTGTAACCCCACATGTTGACTGGGCCGGCCTCTGCCTGCTTctttcccagcccccacaccctTTAAAATCTCATTGCTTTTATTAGTTGATTGGAGGACAGCTCACAGCCTGAAGGAGccgagtctctccttccaccacgtgatTGGATTGGAATCCTGGGATTGAAATCTTATGGTcaggcagcaagcaccttgacctgctgaaccatctcattggcccagtCGCCAtgtgtcctggatctcgctctgttatccaggctggcctcgaactcacaaagatccgcctgcctctgcctcccgagtgctgggattaaaggcgtgtgccaccaccgccgggccaGATCCCCTTCCTGGCCCTGAAGGTCCCCTTGGGGGCCTGTGCTGACTGACACCCCTCTCCCTTCTGAGCGCAGGCACCATGCGGCCAGTGCGACGCAACTTCTACGACCCGTCGTCAGCGCCGGGCAAGGGCATCGTGTGGGAATGGGAGAGCGACGGCGGCGCGTGGACGGCCTACGACATGGACATCTGCATCACCATCCAGAACGCGTACGAGAAGCAGCACCCGTGGCTCGACCTCTCGTCGCTCGGTTTCTGCTACCTCATCTACTTCAACAGCATGTCCCAGATGAACCGCCAgacccgccgccgccgccgcctgcgCCGCCGCCTGGACCTGGCCTACCCGCTCACGGTCGGTTCCATCCCCAAGTCGCAGTCCTGGCCCGTGGGAGCCAACTCGGGTCAGCCCTGCTCGTGTCAGCAGTGCCTGCTGGTCAACAGCACGCGCGCCGCCTCCAACGCTATCCTGGCCTCGCAGCGCCGCAAGGCGCCCATTGCGCCAGCCGCGCCTCCAGCGcccccgccgcccccgccgccgctgccgccaggAGGGCCCCCGGGTACACTAGCTGTGCGCCCCAGCGCCACCTTCGCCGCCGGGGCTACGCTCTGGGCCGCACCTGCCGCCGGCCCCACAGAGCCCGCGCCACCTCCAGGAGTTCCCCCGCGGAGTCCTAGCGCCCCCAACGGAGCGCCCACCCCGGGCCAGAATAACCTCAGCCGGCCAGGACCCCAGCGAGCCACCAGCGTCAGCGCCCGCGCCTCTATCCCGCCTGGGTAAGACGCAACCCCCCCGCGCCACCTCCAGAAGGGCACCCAGGGCCACCCCCAGCAAGGAGCTACCCAGGGGCCACTGCCTACCAGGGCCGAGGCTAGGGTGAAAAAGGTAAGGTGTGGGCCACCCCACACGGACTCGCTTTGTGGTGGAGCACGTTAGCAAGCTAGACGGCAGGATGAGGCAGGGACCACCATCATCCATCCCATTTGCAGCTGGAAGGTGTCCCAACTAAGCTGGTTGGCAAACAAGACCTTGGGGAGTCCATAACTACCATTGTCTCATTGTCTggctctttacacacacacacacacacacacacacacacacacacacacacacacactcctgggcCATTTGCTGTGACAGATCCATCAGCCAGTGAGCTTTGGATTCAGTGTGTGAACGGGGCAGCTGGAGAacaccactcttccagaggacccgagttcagttcccagcacccacatggcgctcacaaccatctgtaactctggttccaggagatccaatgccctcttctggcctttgcaagcaccagcatgcatgtgtacacacagagacgacagacagacagacagacagacacacacacacacacacacatacactctgcGTTTTGAGGTCTctttaacatatattttaaagttgcatttatatattgggtgtgtgtgtgtgtgtgtgtgtgtgtgtgtgtgtgtgtgtgccatagggGTGTGTATGTAGATCAGTTCTCTCCCACTGTGCTGACCCCTGGCATGgcacactcaggtcatcaggcttggcggcagacatctttaccctctgagctgtGTCGCAGACCCCATTTCTGCACACACTTCATGGGTCAGTGAGGACAGGAGCCACTCCGCTGGGACATCCTATGTAAACCACTCAGTTTTTCCTGCCTAGTGTCCATTCTCCACCAGTGTGCCATGGGTGTGAGCTCACCAAGCTAAGCTGGTCGAGGAAGACCGAGTTCTCACGATgcacacacaggagacagacacacagagatcaaGGGTGTCAGTGGGCATGATcctaggaggagagaggaggtctgGGGAAGTGGAAGAACAGGGTGCTGTGTGGTCCGAAGGGAGTGAATGGTCCGGACAGGCCACCATGAGGAGGAGCGCATAGGAAGAGATTGCTTCTAGGGAGTTCAGAGGATGCAGTGTGTCcagggaggagttgggggtgtTCTGTACCTAGCAGGAGGAAGGGCATCCCAGGCTGGGCATTGCAGATACATAGGAGTGGAGGCTGAACAAATCTAGAAATTTCTAGAAACCACACAGGGGTAAAGCCTCCTTTGTAGAATGAGGAGGGGGGTTGTCTAAATGGGAGTTTAGAGATAAACTGGAGAGCCTCAAGAGAGTTTGGGGGGTACAGCCAGGAACCATAGAGTATGCTTGAGCTAGAAAGGActatggaaagaagaaagtggtCTGCTGGGGGTGTTAACCATTAGACACACACCCCTCTATCCTGAGGTCTCAGCTCTGCAAGGAGCCCCAAGAAATAGACTCCTGGCTCATCATGAGGTATAGGTGGATCCCAGAGGGGAGGGAGCAGCTCCCAACCCCTGGTTCTGTCGTGTTGTGAACTGGACTAGGAAAGAGCCACGGGTgtctctgtggaccaggcagcCCCCACTTACCCACCCCAGCCCGCTCCCCAAGCCTCCTCACAGCCTTTACTTCTGAGTCTTTTCCTTCACCCACCGCCCCAAGGGCTTGAGCTGCTGAATTCGAATTCTGAACTTCTGAGTTCTAGAAACCCAAGATGGAGGACGGGGTGGAGCTGGCTGTCCTCTAGGTCCCTCAGATTTGGGGTGTCCTGTCTCCTGGGGTCCTCATGTCGCCTTTTCTCTGGGTGGCCCTGAGTCCAGACTGCCTCCTCTCGGGAGGACAGGGTTAGGCCCTCGCTGGCCTCGGTGTCTCGTCAAGTGGCTGCGTCCATCCTCATCCATCTGGGACTCCAGGATCCAACCAGGGGCGCTCCACAGCCCTCCGTGCCCTGCCTCCATCAATTCCTTTTCCTCTcagccctcccttctccttctttgcCACCTTCCAGCTGGGTGACGTTCAGGATAGTTTCACctcttcagcctcagtttccctaccgGACACAGGAAGTCCCACCTCACACCTGTCCAGGGCTGTATGAAATCTTTACACTTATCGGATGTGATCAGAGTGCAGGGAGGCCAAGGACTCCTCGGTCTATGATGTGATATGATGCTCATGTCATTGCTGGAGGGGGACCAGGGGAGAGGCCCAGAGAAGGGGATCGACCTGCCCAGAGTCACACAGCCAGTGGGGACAGGCCAAGGTTTTTTCCACTCTCCCTGTGCTGGGGCCAGGAGCCAGCTGGCAGGGTGGGCCTGGGGGACATACAGGGTGGGAAGATCCGCCCTGTCTCATGGGAGGTCAGCGTCCATTGCTGTGGAACACAGCTGCAGGGCGGAAGAACCGAGTCAGGCTTTCCGCCCCACATGGGGACAGCTGCAGGCTTGTTTCTCTTTACAGAGCACACCCGGTGTCCCCAGTCCTATCTCACAGCTCCGCCAGCATCGCCCGTCTCcatcacagaaacccacaactgctCTTCTTGCAACCACTTCTCAGAGGGCAAAACTGAGGCTCCAAAAGACCATGACACTCGCTTGGGTCATACACTTTGAACCTAAGTCGGCCGGGGTATATGGGGTCCTGTTTCCCCCACCTGCCCATGTTGCTCCAAGCTGTGGCCCCAGACAGTAAAAGAGCCCCCAGAGAGAGGATGAAGCAACAGAGGCCGAGTTGCGGCCCAGCTTCAACTTTCTCTCTTGCTGTGTGACCTAGCCAAACCCATCGCCCTCTCTGCTCGTTGGTCTTTGCAACTTGTGAAAACAGGACTGAGAACACTGGCCGTTGTCTGGCACGTGGCTCTGCCTGTGTTTCCCCAGGCTACACCCTGCTCCCCCATCCCTGTTAGGCTGTGCAACACTGCCAACTGAACAGGTGCCAGGCACCAGGCAGGCGCTGTTTGAACACCTGGGTCTTAGCAGGCCTTTTCCTGCATGCAGGCCCTCAGTGATTCCCTGTGGCCCGTGACTGGCTTATTTCCCctgctcctttcttctctgctcttgTAAACACTCTCCCTGCCATGACAGTGTTAACAGGACATCTTCCCTCAGCTCCCAGCATGACTTACTTCTGTCTGTCAATCAGCTCCCCATTTGTTAAAGAACCATTGTGTAGCCAGCACCGAGGGGGACCCTGGGACACAGCAGCCAGAGAAGCAGCCAGACCCTGACATCCAGGAGCTCACAGCCTCATCAAGACAAACAAAACGCAAAAGAAATGCATCCTAGAACATGCTAGAAGGTGGTTTTAGTGCTACAGAGGAAACACAGCAAGAGAGGGATGGCAGGGATGACGTCTTATTTTATGgccttattttttttgtttttggttttggttttggttttggttttggttttcgagacagggtttctctgtatagctttggagcctgtcctggactagctctgtagaccaggctggcctcgaactcacagagatccgcctgcctctgcctcctgagtactgggattacaggtgtgcgccaccaccgcccagcttatggCCTTATTTTTAAGAAGGGTATAACTTTTCTTGAAAAAGTAAAGTTGCATTTGGCCAAGGAGACAGTGGGAATGAAGAAGCcagccagagccaggcatggcggcgCACACTAATCTGAGcactccagaagctgaggcagaaggattgctgggagtttgaggccatcttgggttacatagcaagcccctatcacaaaaaaaaaaaaaaaaaaaaaaaaaaaagagggactgtaccaggctttttctttcaggccaccaaccagctcccaaatcatgacatggagacttattattagtttctAAAGCTCAGCCCAGCTTAGGCtcctttctggctagctcttataacttaacttagcctgtttctctttaccttttgcctcggggctttttacttttctttctgtctgtcttgcttgtctgtctggcagctgcctggcttcttgccccaggcttgcccctctctttctcccttgttctgtcttctctctctcctctctctctctctctctctagattcctcctcctatttactctctctgcccgccagctcccccatccctctcctgcacagctattggcctttcagcttttttactagaccaatcaggtgccttaggcaggcaaggtgaaacaaatgtaacacactgtGGTGATACAGTATGttccctaataaatttgcctgacgATCAGAgtaacaaaggaacaagccacctcttacctctaggactcctcagtctgaaaagccttcctcagctgaaagactttagttcctgtctcctcgtgccttacatacctttctccacccagccatatcatttcctgtctcaaccttccaagtgctgggattaaaggcatgtgactcccaagtgctgggattaaaggtgtgtgccaccactgcctggctgtttctctcctagactgagtcaatctcatgtagtccagggtggctttgaactcacagagatccagacggatctttgcctcccgagtgctaggattaaaggcatgtgccaccactgcctggcttctgtgtttaatctagtggctggctctgttctctgatcttcaggcaaacttattagggtacacaatatattaccacaacaCACCTTTATacatttaaagtaatattccacaacaggggacccacagatggctcagcaggtaaaggtacttgctgccaagcctgatgacctgagttcaatccttgggagaTGAAGAGAAGAACCGTcccccagaagttgtcctctgacctccacatgcacatcacaGCACATGCGCacttatgtaaaataataaatggggttggggagagaaagaagtgtggtggcacacacttatcACCCCAGCATTTTGAAGGGGCTGAGGTGTACAGATCATGATAGGCCAGCCTGGCCCGATACTGGGacgtggggtggtggtggtgggggatggggggggggggggtggcagcgTGCctgggagggatgaagggaggggcAAGTCTTCCAGGCAGTAGGAACAGACTGTGcaaaggaggcaggaactgagctGATGTGGTAGACCCAAGTAGCTAGAGAGGGTGGAGTGCGtacaggctgtgggacctggttTGCTGTAACCGGCTTAATCCAGTGCTAAGATTCTCCAGCTGTGGAGAGATGTTCTTGATTGTATATGGAGGGGAGATGATTTGAattttatacgtgtgtgtgtgtgcgtgtgtgtgcgcgcacaagagagagagagagagagagagagagagagagaatgatttaagacaaggtctcatgtagcccaggctggccttgaactctctacatagctgaggataaccttgaactgcTGGTCCTCCAGTCTCCCCTGCCCTCTCTAAtgctggatttacaggtgtgtgccaccgtgccaggtttatgtagtgctggggggTCAAAACCAGGGCActatgaatgctaggcaagcactctacccactctACCCTcaatgcttgtttatttttatttcttgtgattTTTATGTCTGATGCAAGGCACCACATTTTCTCTCCAGGTCTTTTTGTTTAACTGGCTCTAAAAGGTTTATGTCCCAAAGTCTTGCAGAAGCCTGAACTTGGGAAAGGAGGGGCCTTGGCTTCCCACCCATCCCCCTTTCCTGGCCAGGGTAGTTGTGATGAGACAGGGTCACAGCCTCACCACAAGGTCAAACCCAAAGCCTCCCCAACCAGCCCCCACCTGAAGCACTTCCTGCCCTCTCCCTGGGAAGCCAAGCCACACACTTCTGTCTGCACTGTGTGCTCCCCAGGGGCGTGGGAACAGCAACCAGCCCGCCCTCCCCTACCTGGGCTCCACCCAGAGCTCCGGGGAGGGCAGACCTTGAGAGTgatcacatagacacacaaaataaatcaatctttgaAAGCAGGACTGAGCCATGGGGTCCCGGAGAGAAATCTGAATCCTAAATGCCAGCCAGAGCTCCAAGTTGTGGGGTGCACCCTGGGAggtagatggggaaactgaggcctgcagACGGTCAGGGCTGGCCATGGGGGAAAAACAACATGAACACAGGGCCCCAGATCACTGATGGTAGACCCCTGAACTCAGGCTCCATCTCCCAGGCCTTGCCTTGTCTCCACAGATGGGGTGTTCAGGGGGTGGCCTCAGGTGACCTTGAGGGCAGGGACCTGGCTACAAGGTGAAGTGGGACTAAAAGGCCGAAGGTGACAAGAGCATCTAGAGACGGGGAGGGGGGGGACTTTCTTCTCCCCAGATGGCATGATTTCACTtctgccctctcctctccactTGAACGGAGACCAGAGCCTTTGAGGGCTCCCCCGGGGGCTGCTGGGTACATGTTAGGCTTCCTCAGAAGGTCTGAGGCTCATGGGGACAAGGAACCACCATCAGAGAGCCTGGCAAGCCTGGGCCTTCTGGGGCAAAGCAAAGATGGAGAGATAAAGACTCAGGAGATCTATAGGGGGCATTGGCGGGGCTCTTGCTCCCGAAGGTGGTTACTCACTCTGATGGACAACCAATGAATGACCTGTCATGAGGTCACTTTTACAGCCCCTGACCTAGCTCTGTGGTCCAGCTCTGAGGCTTTACTTAACCCCGTAGGTCTCAGATCCACAACACCCCCAACCTTGGCCAACCCAGTAGGGCCAGCCCAGAGTTGGACCCAGAAATTCCAAGTCCTGCTGCCAAGAGCATCACGAGCCAGCTAGGGGACCAAAGtgatctcacttcctctctttgaGCTTCATGCTGTCAGGTGCAGGGTCCATGACCGACCCATCTCACGtgtgtctttgccctggaagtacAGACTTCCTAGAGTATAGTATTGAGGGTGATTCTCAAGTTACATTGTAGCTGCGTAGgaaggagtgctgggattgattgCTGATGTCTGCCATGGGTGCAGATTTGGTAAGAGTGGTATGCGTGTTATTTATTTGACATCTGTTCTGATCTCATTTGGGAGATCGGGGAGTAACATCTGGAATTGGAGCCCTTGTTTCTAATGATAACCAAGCGACCCCAGAGGTAGTAAGCTAGTTTCTTATCTGTTCAGTACTGGGGACTTGTTTTGTTATCCTCAGTCCTGGGGTCACAGGGTTGGGTGGTTCCCAGAGCTTGAAATCTGGCAGACGAGATAAGAGTTGAACCACACAACTagaaaacaagatggaaaatGCCCAGATCCTCAATAAGAGATGAACTCTGTCCCTCGTGGATAAAAAGGAGCGGAGCCTGCAGTCAATGGATAGATGTGGAGGCTGGTGGGGAAAGGGACCACATACATGGGCCCCTTCCTTCTCACGCTGGGGAGGGAGATGAGTTCCTCTGCTCCTGAACTGGAGCTTCTTGAAGCTCAGCCTCTGAGCCATGGGAAGAGAACCTGCTTCAGTATAGGCTTTCTGGAAGCATTGCTGAGGACCCTGCCCTTGTGAGGGATTAACATCATCGCTGAGGATTCCTTAGAGAAGGCAGGTGTGCTGCTGTTCTTCAggaccacccccacccacccacccacccagcactCTCGCCTCTGCATGATCACAGCCCGGCAGCTGCAGGAAATGTCCCCTGAGCACCTGCTTCATGGCTCCCTTAAGACATGGTCGGAGAACACCCAGGGACAGTGTGCTCTGATCCTGTGCTTAGAGCAACACAGTACCCACCCTGGTTCTGTGCACGTGTACCACGGGTGCGTGTGTTGAGCATCTGCTACACACCAGATGAACATCCTTTCTGTTCAGCATCATCCAGAGAGACCTAGTCGGGGATATAGATGGGGAGGGCACAGACGTGCAAAGGTCAGAAAAGGAACTGGGTCCACACATTAGAGAAGCTACTGAGTGtgaaggagacagaggtgggccAGACGGCGCAGGGCCTGGCCTTGAGTGAAGTGTGTGAAGACTTCCTTACATCCATGATAATGCCAAGGAAATAGTAAGATTAGGAGAAACAGGCTGTCTAGGAAGACAGCGTTGAACCAGAGATCTCCATAAGGGAGGGTGCAAGAGAAACATCTCAGAAAGAGCCATCTGAGAGAGGGGTTGATGCAAAGACCTTGGGGTGGGAATGAGCCCGGCATATGTGAGATCAGCAGAGCGAGTGTAGAGTGTGTGAGAAGGTGTGTACACCGGAAATGAGGTTCAGAGCACAGCAGAGGCTCGATCAGATGGCCAGCTGTTTCTCTGTGCAAAGGGCTAGCCTCAGCAGGATAGAGGGCAGAGGAACATAGGACCAGGGCTGGGAATGGTAGTTAGGCAGGCCTTGTGGAAGCCTGTTCTCAGACCCTCAGCCAACCTGGGGCCCCAAGAAGGCAGGGCAGGAGTGAAGGCTAGCCCCCACTGACTGGAGGTTTAGTGCGTGTCCAGGGAGATATTCTTGATGCCTGAGAGGAAGCGGTATCTCCCACATCAAAAGGGCCACCCCCCAAAGCTCCCACGCTTGGCGGCATGGGAACTGTGCCACGAAAGGTTCTCGCAGGCAGTTTGCAGACTGCAAGAGGGTGTGTGCCACCTGGGGACTGTCCCCTATGACATAGAGATGCTGCACCATTAGGCCCAACACAACCCTCCCCGCTGTAGCCCAGgcctctaaaaaaagaaaaaagtttttaaagtttttcttgaaatataaatGTGGCCAAGATCTCAAAAATCCTTTTCCTGGGGTTTCCCTGCCTACCTCCCAGGGACAGAGACTCAGCAAGATGGGGAATCATTTGGACCAGACTTTGGGCATCATATATCTTAGACAGCAGTCTGACTATCCTGATTGATAGAGGCTGACTGGAGAGCTGTGCTACGGATTCTTTGGACTTCAGAGAGCTGTGATGGATTAGTCATGCCTGCCCCTGGTAGGAGATAAGTAGGTAGTGGTGTGTGCTAAATATTTTCCTCCCTGCCCATATTACACACTGTCCTGAATAAGAAGAGGTGTGTTCTCATGAGGCAGAAAGCAAAGGGGagtgggaaggcagagatgaGGGCAGGAATTCATCTGGTGTGTCACATGCAGTGTTTGTAGACaggtgggaaggaaggctggaaacCATGACCACTTCTCTTTGCTGCCCCGTAAGTATGAAGAATAATAATTAGGGTGATGCTGTCCTCCAGCAAGGTCTTGGAGGGTGGTGACAAAGCCTCAGGCAAGTCACATGGGTGCTTGGCCCTTCCCATTTTGGGTCCTACCATACTGCAGAAGGAGAAGCTCTTGAAGTCTCACAAGACTCCTCATTACAAGTAGGGAAACCGAGGCTCAGTGCCTTCATCCCACTTCCACTGACCCTATACCTCAGGACTCAGAGTactcatccctcttcccttttAGATTGTCCCACCTCTTTCCCCAAAGATGGGCTTAGATGATAATGGtattgatgatggtgatggtgatgttaATGATAATGATGGAGGTGAtaaagatgatggtgatggtgatagtgGAGATGGGGGTCATaacaatgatggtgatggtgatgatgagggCAGTGATGCAGATGGTGGTtatagtggtgatggtgatgatggttatggtgatagtggtgatggtggtgaggatAATGATGGTGAGGGCAGTGATGCAGATGGTGGTTATAGTCATGACGGTGATAGtcgtgatggtggtgatgatgatggtggtggtgatggtgatggtagtgataATGATGATGCTTTCAGAATATTCCTTAGCTACCAGGATTCATGCTCCTCTCAGCAAACAAAACGCAGACACCACATCATGCCCATTCCACAGATAGAGAAACTGTTACAGAGGCTGACATGATGTGCTGTGTGTCACCAGCTAATTAGTGGCTGAACTAAGAACCAAAAGAAACTATGATTgaccccaaaagacaaagaaTACTTCTTTCCAGGGGCTCTTTATCTGAAGAGGTGACCGTGTGAGCCCTGGTGTCAGGACATCTCAGAGCCTTTATTGTGCTCAAATAAGCTAAGAATCTTGGAGCGAGAGACAGTGTGGTATTTCCCAACTTACTCCTGAATCCTTTCCAGAGTGTTTTGCAGGAACCGGCTCTCTATAGAACAAACCTTAAGAGAAGTTTACTCACTGATAGTTGGGTTTcaggccagagaaggaggaggaaccgGGGCCCAAACACTCTCTAGTGGAAAGAGGCCATCTGTAGGGGGAAGAGGAGCTCGAGCCTGGGATATGGTTCACTCGATAGGGTGCTTGCCTCATCATGAagccccgggttcaatcccctgcaccacataaaactgggtatggtggaaCACACTTGCAACCTCTCTACACATGGGAGGTGAAGGCATGAGGATccgaagttcaaggccagcctgggatacatgagagcATGTCTAAAAACAAGAGTCAGAACTAGGCTTAAGGGTGTTCCCCCCACAGCTGATAGGAGCTCAAGACGGGGATGCGGTTTCCTGGTGGCTCATCCAGatgacagaggcagaggagatggggTGTGCCAGGAGAAAGCCTGAGGTAAAAACAAGCCAGGGTCCTTGCACCTGTGTTGGGGCTGGAGTCCAGCTGAGACTGCCTCTCATCCCCCACAGGGTTCCTGCGCTTCCTGTGAAGAACTTGAATGGCACCGGCCCTGTCCACCCAGCACTGGCCGGTAAGACCCAACCCAGTGAGGCCCCGCCCACCAGCCTCATGATCTCCGCCCCTTGGGTGAACTGGTGGGTGGGCCCAAGTGCGGTCCTTCCCATGAGATCAGCTTGGCTGCAACTTGGGGTGGTGCTCTGGGGTAGGCAGGGTCATAGTATGGGGGTGACACCTCCATCCTCTGTGGCACCCACCTGCCCCATCAGTCCAACCATGAAGGGAGGGCGTGGCTTGTCACGACCCCACCCCTCATCActacacccccccacccccaccccagggatgACTGGGATCCTACTGTGTGCAGCCGGGCTGCCAGTGTGCCTGACTCGAGCCCCCAAACCCATCCTGCACCCGCCCCCTGTGAGCAAGAGCGACGTGAAGCCTGTTCCTGGAGTGCCCGGCGTGTGCCGCAAGACCAAGAAAAAGCACCTCAAGAAAAGTAGGCCCCGCGTGACCCCAATCACAATCCCAGTGCTCTTAGGACCCAGCAGGCACCTGCCTCTACATACTCTCAGCTCGCCTTTACCCCCTCCTTCCTGCCACTCCCCCACCCGCTTCCCAGTGCTTGGCCCCCACCTCAACCCCCCCTGAGACATGTCCTCCCCATCTCTGCAGGTAAGAACCCCGAGGATGTGGTTCGGAGGTACATGCAGAAGGTGAAAAACCCACCTGATGAGGTGAGCCGACCAGGTGGGGGCCTCAGCTCCCAGAACCAGCTCCTCCCAGCCTGCCTTCCTCCTGCCTACCCTGGTTTCTCTTCCTCACCAGGCCCCGGGGAGGAGCCTAAGTTTTATAGCATCACAGCTGTCTGTCTTTGTTATGAGGGATCTGcccccactttttcccccagggtactcttgagctgggaagaaataaggaataggtagatagaaatatagaggagacagacagaaacacagggatagcctcgggagggcctgggtcaaaacccaccagccccttctgtctcttctaaagggcttttatggg of Onychomys torridus chromosome 22, mOncTor1.1, whole genome shotgun sequence contains these proteins:
- the Dtx1 gene encoding E3 ubiquitin-protein ligase DTX1 isoform X2, with amino-acid sequence MSRPGQGVMVPVNGLGFPPQNVARVVVWEWLNEHSRWRPYTATVCHHIENVLKEDARGSVVLGQVDAQLVPYIIDLQSMHQFRQDTGTMRPVRRNFYDPSSAPGKGIVWEWESDGGAWTAYDMDICITIQNAYEKQHPWLDLSSLGFCYLIYFNSMSQMNRQTRRRRRLRRRLDLAYPLTVGSIPKSQSWPVGANSGQPCSCQQCLLVNSTRAASNAILASQRRKAPIAPAAPPAPPPPPPPLPPGGPPGTLAVRPSATFAAGATLWAAPAAGPTEPAPPPGVPPRSPSAPNGAPTPGQNNLSRPGPQRATSVSARASIPPGVPALPVKNLNGTGPVHPALAGMTGILLCAAGLPVCLTRAPKPILHPPPVSKSDVKPVPGVPGVCRKTKKKHLKKSKNPEDVVRRYMQKVKNPPDEDCTICMERLVTASGYEGVLRNKSVRPELVGRLGRCGHMYHLLCLVAMYSNGNKDGSLQCPTCKAIYGEKTGTQPPGKMEFHVIPHSLPGFADTQTIRIVYDIPTGIQGPEHPNPGKKFTARGFPRHCYLPNNEKGRKVLRLLITAWERRLIFTIGTSNTTGESDTVVWNEIHHKTEFGSNLTGHGYPDASYLDNVLAELTAQGVSEAMSKA
- the Dtx1 gene encoding E3 ubiquitin-protein ligase DTX1 isoform X1, encoding MSRPGQGVMVPVNGLGFPPQNVARVVVWEWLNEHSRWRPYTATVCHHIENVLKEDARGSVVLGQVDAQLVPYIIDLQSMHQFRQDTGTMRPVRRNFYDPSSAPGKGIVWEWESDGGAWTAYDMDICITIQNAYEKQHPWLDLSSLGFCYLIYFNSMSQMNRQTRRRRRLRRRLDLAYPLTVGSIPKSQSWPVGANSGQPCSCQQCLLVNSTRAASNAILASQRRKAPIAPAAPPAPPPPPPPLPPGGPPGTLAVRPSATFAAGATLWAAPAAGPTEPAPPPGVPPRSPSAPNGAPTPGQNNLSRPGPQRATSVSARASIPPGVPALPVKNLNGTGPVHPALAGMTGILLCAAGLPVCLTRAPKPILHPPPVSKSDVKPVPGVPGVCRKTKKKHLKKSKNPEDVVRRYMQKVKNPPDEDCTICMERLVTASGYEGVLRNKSVRPELVGRLGRCGHMYHLLCLVAMYSNGNKVGHKDGSLQCPTCKAIYGEKTGTQPPGKMEFHVIPHSLPGFADTQTIRIVYDIPTGIQGPEHPNPGKKFTARGFPRHCYLPNNEKGRKVLRLLITAWERRLIFTIGTSNTTGESDTVVWNEIHHKTEFGSNLTGHGYPDASYLDNVLAELTAQGVSEAMSKA